A single region of the Moorena sp. SIOASIH genome encodes:
- the rpmI gene encoding 50S ribosomal protein L35 — MPKLKSRKAAAKRFRATGSGKIRRRKAFKNHLLEHKTSERKGRLSKLSLVDERDADNVRLMLPYM, encoded by the coding sequence ATGCCTAAACTAAAAAGCCGCAAAGCAGCTGCCAAGCGTTTTAGAGCTACTGGCAGTGGTAAAATAAGACGCCGCAAAGCGTTTAAAAATCACTTACTAGAACACAAGACCTCAGAAAGGAAGGGACGCTTGTCTAAGCTGAGCTTGGTAGACGAACGGGATGCGGATAATGTTCGCCTGATGCTGCCTTATATGTAA
- a CDS encoding transporter substrate-binding domain-containing protein produces MSFLTPLQVGSAQLEEIEQRGQLIVAVKDNLRPLGYRDADGKLQGLEIDLARRLAEELLGNSDAVVLQQVGNIDRLKVVLDGEVDLTIARVTATAPRRRLVDFSIPYYLDGTGLITKDPLITRLGDLHSRTIAILNHSSTIAVVQYALPESRVVGVDSYQEARSLLENGRADAFAADKSILSGWVQDYPEYRMLPVWLSGEALCVVMPKGLQYTKLKQRVNNAIARWQADGWLAQRATAWGLPLRRKTVKPYE; encoded by the coding sequence ATGTCTTTTTTGACACCGTTACAGGTTGGGAGTGCTCAACTTGAGGAAATAGAGCAGCGGGGTCAGTTGATTGTTGCTGTCAAAGATAATCTGCGCCCTTTGGGATATAGAGATGCCGATGGCAAGTTACAAGGATTGGAAATTGACTTAGCACGACGTCTAGCAGAAGAACTGTTAGGTAATTCTGATGCGGTGGTGTTGCAGCAGGTGGGAAATATTGACCGACTTAAGGTGGTTTTGGACGGTGAAGTTGACCTGACAATTGCTAGAGTCACAGCCACAGCACCCCGGCGTCGATTAGTGGATTTTAGTATCCCCTACTACCTGGATGGCACGGGTTTGATTACTAAAGACCCCTTAATTACCAGATTGGGTGATCTCCATAGCAGAACCATCGCCATACTCAATCATTCTAGCACAATTGCTGTCGTGCAGTATGCTTTACCGGAATCTAGGGTGGTGGGAGTAGATTCCTACCAAGAAGCGCGATCGCTTTTAGAAAATGGTAGGGCTGATGCTTTTGCTGCCGATAAGAGCATTCTCAGTGGCTGGGTACAAGACTATCCTGAGTATCGGATGCTACCAGTGTGGCTCTCGGGTGAAGCCTTGTGTGTGGTGATGCCTAAGGGGTTACAATACACCAAGCTAAAGCAGCGCGTGAATAATGCGATCGCACGTTGGCAAGCAGATGGTTGGTTAGCTCAACGAGCAACTGCTTGGGGATTACCATTAAGAAGAAAAACTGTCAAGCCTTATGAATGA
- a CDS encoding Rpn family recombination-promoting nuclease/putative transposase, which produces MPDTHIRFDWAIKKLLRNKANFGVLEGFLSELLHFDITIKTLLESEANQETLDDKTNRVDILAETTDGELILIEVQNNPQHDYFHRMLYGASKLVTEYLDKGQEYGQIKKVYSINIVYFNLGMGDDYIYSYRGEFIGANLGDILQPTKTQEFKFHINKVADIFPEYYLLKVRNFKDLAKNPLDEWIYFLKNSDIKAEFSAKGIAEAKEALRVTNLSKQERAAYERYINNKRDEASILSTQEFETKWQVEQAEIRGMEKGIQQGIQQGKQEGIQQGIQQGKIAIARSCREQGLDVETIMKITQLSREEIESL; this is translated from the coding sequence ATGCCAGACACACATATTCGCTTTGATTGGGCAATCAAAAAACTGCTGCGGAATAAAGCTAACTTTGGTGTTTTGGAAGGGTTTTTAAGCGAGTTGTTGCATTTCGATATTACCATCAAAACCCTTCTCGAAAGCGAAGCTAATCAAGAGACACTCGATGATAAAACCAACCGAGTTGATATTCTCGCTGAAACCACTGATGGCGAGCTGATCCTGATTGAAGTACAGAACAACCCTCAACACGATTATTTTCACCGTATGCTCTACGGTGCCTCTAAGTTAGTCACCGAATACTTAGACAAAGGTCAAGAGTACGGTCAAATTAAAAAAGTCTACTCAATCAATATAGTCTACTTTAACCTGGGCATGGGAGATGACTATATTTATTCCTATCGGGGAGAGTTCATTGGGGCTAATCTGGGGGATATCCTGCAACCGACAAAAACTCAGGAGTTTAAATTTCACATCAATAAAGTAGCAGATATCTTCCCAGAATACTACCTGCTGAAAGTAAGGAATTTTAAGGATTTAGCGAAAAACCCCTTAGATGAATGGATTTATTTTCTCAAAAACAGCGACATCAAAGCGGAATTTTCGGCCAAAGGAATAGCCGAAGCCAAGGAGGCGCTACGAGTCACTAATTTATCAAAACAAGAACGAGCAGCTTATGAGCGTTATATCAACAACAAGCGTGACGAAGCCAGTATCCTGAGTACCCAAGAGTTTGAGACCAAATGGCAAGTGGAACAGGCAGAAATTAGAGGGATGGAAAAAGGTATCCAACAAGGTATCCAACAAGGAAAACAAGAAGGTATCCAACAAGGTATCCAACAAGGAAAAATAGCGATCGCCCGTTCCTGTCGGGAACAAGGTTTAGATGTGGAGACTATTATGAAAATCACCCAACTTTCTCGGGAAGAGATTGAATCGTTGTAG
- a CDS encoding Rpn family recombination-promoting nuclease/putative transposase, translating to MPDTHIRFDWAIKKLLRNKANFGVLEGFLSELLHFDITIKTLLESEANQETLDDKTNRVDILAETTDGELILIEVQNNPQHDYFHRMLYGASKLVTEYLDKGQEYGQIKKVYSINIVYFNLGMGDDYIYSYRGEFIGANLGDILQPTKTQEFKFHINKVADIFPEYYLLKVRNFKDLAKNPLDEWIYFLKNSDIKAEFSAKGIAEAKEALRVNNLSEQERAAYERYINNKRDEASILSTQELETKWQVEQAEIRGIEKGIRQGKQEGIQQGIRQGKQEGIQQGIQQGKIAIARSCRQQGLDVDTIMKITQLSREEIESL from the coding sequence ATGCCAGATACACATATTCGCTTTGATTGGGCAATCAAAAAACTGCTGCGGAATAAAGCTAACTTTGGTGTTTTGGAAGGGTTTTTAAGCGAGTTGTTGCATTTCGATATTACCATCAAAACCCTTCTCGAAAGCGAAGCTAATCAAGAGACACTCGATGATAAAACCAACCGAGTTGATATTCTCGCTGAAACCACTGATGGCGAGCTGATCCTGATTGAAGTACAGAACAACCCTCAACACGATTATTTTCACCGTATGCTCTACGGTGCCTCTAAGTTAGTCACCGAATACTTAGACAAAGGTCAAGAGTACGGTCAAATTAAAAAAGTCTACTCAATCAATATAGTCTACTTTAACCTGGGCATGGGAGATGACTATATTTATTCCTATCGGGGAGAGTTCATTGGGGCTAATCTGGGGGATATCCTGCAACCGACAAAAACTCAGGAGTTTAAATTTCACATCAATAAAGTAGCAGATATCTTCCCAGAATACTACCTGCTGAAAGTAAGGAATTTTAAGGATTTAGCGAAAAACCCCTTAGATGAATGGATTTATTTTCTGAAAAACAGCGACATCAAAGCGGAATTTTCTGCCAAAGGAATAGCCGAAGCCAAGGAGGCGCTACGAGTTAATAATTTATCAGAACAAGAACGAGCAGCTTACGAGCGTTATATCAACAACAAGCGTGACGAAGCCAGTATCCTGAGTACCCAAGAGCTTGAGACAAAATGGCAAGTGGAACAAGCAGAAATTCGAGGTATTGAAAAAGGGATACGACAAGGAAAACAAGAGGGTATTCAACAAGGTATCCGACAAGGAAAACAAGAAGGTATTCAACAAGGTATCCAACAAGGAAAAATAGCGATCGCCCGTTCCTGTCGGCAACAAGGTTTAGATGTGGATACTATTATGAAAATCACCCAACTTTCTCGGGAAGAGATTGAATCGTTGTAG
- a CDS encoding Rpn family recombination-promoting nuclease/putative transposase, which translates to MPDTHIRFDWAIKKLLRNKANFGVLEGFLSELLHFDITIKTLLESEANQETLDDKTNRVDILAETTDGELILIEVQNNPQHDYFHRMLYGASKLVTEYLDKGQEYGQIKKVYSINIVYFNLGMGDDYIYSYRGEFIGANLGDILQPTKTQEFKFHINKVADIFPEYYLLKVRNFKDLAKNPLDEWIYFLKNSDIKAEFSAKGIAEAKEALRVTNLSEQERAAYERYINNKRDEASLLSTQEFETKWQVEQAELRGMEKGIQQGKQEGIQQGKKEEKIAIARSCREQGLDVETIMKITQLSREEIESIKN; encoded by the coding sequence ATGCCAGACACACATATTCGCTTTGATTGGGCAATCAAAAAACTGCTGCGGAATAAAGCTAACTTTGGTGTTTTGGAAGGGTTTTTAAGCGAGTTGTTGCATTTCGATATTACCATCAAAACCCTTCTCGAAAGCGAAGCTAATCAAGAGACACTCGATGATAAAACCAACCGAGTTGATATTCTCGCTGAAACCACTGATGGCGAGCTGATCCTGATTGAAGTACAGAACAACCCTCAACACGATTATTTTCACCGTATGCTCTACGGTGCCTCTAAGTTAGTCACCGAATACTTAGACAAAGGTCAAGAGTACGGTCAAATTAAAAAAGTCTACTCAATCAATATAGTCTACTTTAACCTGGGCATGGGAGATGACTATATTTATTCCTATCGGGGAGAGTTCATTGGGGCTAATCTGGGGGATATCCTGCAACCGACAAAAACTCAGGAGTTTAAATTTCACATCAATAAAGTAGCAGATATCTTCCCAGAATACTACCTGCTGAAAGTAAGGAATTTTAAGGATTTAGCGAAAAACCCCTTAGATGAATGGATTTATTTTCTCAAAAACAGCGACATCAAAGCGGAATTTTCGGCCAAAGGAATAGCCGAAGCCAAGGAGGCGCTACGAGTCACTAATTTATCAGAACAAGAACGAGCAGCTTACGAGCGTTATATTAACAACAAGCGTGACGAAGCTAGTCTACTCAGTACCCAAGAGTTTGAGACCAAATGGCAAGTGGAACAGGCAGAACTTAGAGGAATGGAAAAAGGTATCCAACAAGGAAAACAAGAAGGTATCCAACAAGGTAAAAAAGAAGAAAAAATAGCGATCGCCCGTTCCTGCCGGGAACAAGGTTTAGATGTGGAGACTATTATGAAAATCACCCAACTTTCTCGGGAAGAGATTGAATCAATTAAGAATTAA
- a CDS encoding hybrid sensor histidine kinase/response regulator — MNNHQAEATQAEIMVVDDTPTNLQLLSSILIEQGYQVRSMIDGLLALESALCDPPDLILLDIIMPKIDGYDVCKQLKSNQKTQGVPVIFISALDETWDKVKAFAVGGADYITKPFQVEEVLARVENQLTLHKLQTQLIEQNQLLQQEIRDRISAQTALEALNQELETRIQARTVELRDYLEQLRSLESQLRQSLEREKEVSDLKSRIIFTISHEYRTPLMTILSSVELLEKYRHKLTDSQQVKHFWRIQAAVKHMTTLVNDLLFINQAEFDRLEFKPVALNLVTFCQELVSPIQSSIGAKHSLIFSSARDWEPISGDPKILRQILNNLISNAIKYSPDGGTILVQLNGDEEKVILQIIDQGIGIPKEDQPKLFESFSRASNVGIIPGTGLGLSIVKSCVDLHGGRIHVESEVGVGTTFTISLPKNLPEEE; from the coding sequence ATGAATAACCATCAAGCTGAGGCAACTCAGGCAGAAATTATGGTTGTGGATGACACACCAACCAATTTGCAGCTGCTATCTTCGATCCTGATTGAGCAAGGCTATCAGGTTAGGAGCATGATCGATGGACTACTTGCCTTGGAATCAGCATTGTGTGATCCACCGGATTTGATTTTACTCGACATTATAATGCCAAAGATCGATGGCTATGACGTCTGTAAACAGCTGAAATCTAATCAAAAAACCCAGGGAGTTCCAGTTATCTTTATCAGTGCTCTGGATGAAACTTGGGACAAGGTGAAAGCCTTTGCTGTTGGTGGTGCTGACTATATCACCAAGCCATTCCAGGTTGAGGAAGTTTTAGCCCGTGTGGAGAATCAATTGACTCTGCACAAGCTACAAACACAACTGATTGAGCAAAATCAACTGCTGCAACAGGAAATTCGCGATCGCATTTCCGCCCAAACTGCTTTAGAAGCCCTCAATCAAGAACTTGAAACCAGAATCCAAGCTCGCACAGTGGAACTAAGAGATTACTTAGAACAGCTACGCAGCTTGGAATCGCAATTGCGTCAATCACTGGAGCGTGAAAAAGAAGTCAGTGACCTTAAATCTCGGATTATTTTTACCATATCCCATGAGTACCGTACACCTTTAATGACAATTCTATCCTCTGTAGAACTCCTAGAAAAGTACCGTCATAAATTGACTGATTCTCAGCAAGTTAAACATTTTTGGCGGATCCAAGCTGCGGTCAAACATATGACTACCCTAGTCAATGATTTATTATTCATTAATCAAGCAGAATTCGATAGATTAGAATTCAAACCAGTTGCTCTGAATTTAGTAACATTTTGTCAGGAGTTAGTCTCCCCGATCCAATCAAGCATTGGGGCTAAACATAGCCTAATCTTTAGTAGTGCAAGAGACTGGGAGCCAATATCAGGAGACCCCAAAATCCTAAGACAAATCCTCAATAACCTCATCTCCAATGCCATTAAATATTCTCCCGATGGTGGGACTATTTTAGTACAGCTAAATGGAGATGAAGAGAAAGTCATCTTACAGATAATTGATCAAGGCATTGGCATTCCTAAAGAAGACCAACCAAAATTGTTTGAGTCTTTTAGTCGTGCCAGTAATGTGGGTATAATTCCAGGAACAGGACTAGGGTTATCAATTGTCAAAAGTTGTGTAGACTTGCACGGTGGTAGGATTCACGTGGAAAGTGAAGTGGGTGTCGGAACAACCTTTACCATCAGCTTGCCCAAGAATTTACCAGAAGAGGAATAA
- a CDS encoding tetratricopeptide repeat protein produces MNDTLPTIYLSILLVLLAGVSIAVLRQVIKTRKIETTLSRLEKKLQKERGTVIEYYELGSIYADKKLFGQAILVFQKALKGTDADDENLAPIYNALGFAYCAKEQYDLAIRQYKEALKQEPGYVTVLNNLGHVYERKQLTAQALEAYDEALKYDPKNSTAKRRAESLRKRLVTPA; encoded by the coding sequence ATGAATGATACACTGCCAACGATTTATCTCTCAATTTTGCTAGTGCTACTTGCTGGTGTTAGTATCGCAGTGCTGCGCCAAGTTATCAAAACTCGTAAAATTGAAACCACTCTCTCTCGGCTGGAGAAAAAGCTCCAAAAAGAACGGGGGACGGTTATAGAGTATTACGAGTTGGGCAGTATTTATGCCGACAAGAAGCTCTTTGGTCAAGCTATCCTGGTATTTCAAAAAGCCTTGAAAGGGACTGATGCTGACGACGAAAACCTTGCTCCTATCTATAATGCTTTGGGTTTCGCCTACTGTGCCAAAGAACAGTATGATCTGGCTATTCGCCAGTACAAAGAAGCCTTGAAGCAAGAGCCTGGATATGTCACAGTCCTCAACAATCTCGGTCATGTTTACGAGCGCAAGCAATTAACTGCTCAAGCCTTAGAAGCTTATGATGAGGCGCTCAAGTATGACCCCAAGAATTCTACCGCTAAGCGTCGAGCAGAATCTCTCCGGAAACGCTTGGTTACACCAGCTTGA
- a CDS encoding ATP-binding protein, with the protein MTLNFTEFYKATNPSKTLDLTQAEDQKLYIDFSSVRGGALIEQLKAPITLFSENQPTCQLFTGHIGCGKSTELSRLKAELLAENFHVVYFESDQDLEMNDVDVGDILLVIARQVSESLEASQVNLQLKGFKAFLQEITTLLGSDVTGVEVKIPKVGEFGVKEKQGEYSLSAGIAKITTKAKNSPTLRNRLRDYIEPRTKTIIDVINTELIEPAIAQLQHQGKRGLVVIVDNLDRVEIVPKSWGRPQPEYLFVDRGEQLRQLNCHVIYTMPLGLRFCNDINRLTNRFGVEPKVLPMVPVTQRNGKECQEGMAQLRAMVMARAFPKLASAQRLQGIAEVFDAPETLDRLCSISGGHVRELLAMIRDWIMLEGKLPLSRARLDQVILSRCNKLRLAIEEEEWKLLRQVHQSLELSGDDHYRVLVRSLFVYEYYDTQGSWFTVNPILVETGKL; encoded by the coding sequence ATGACTCTAAATTTCACCGAGTTTTACAAAGCCACTAACCCAAGCAAAACCCTAGATCTCACCCAGGCAGAAGACCAGAAGCTCTATATCGATTTTTCTTCTGTCCGGGGGGGAGCACTGATTGAGCAACTGAAAGCTCCAATTACTCTATTCTCGGAAAACCAGCCCACCTGTCAACTATTTACCGGACATATTGGTTGTGGGAAGTCTACGGAATTATCTCGACTCAAGGCTGAGTTGCTAGCAGAAAACTTTCATGTGGTTTACTTCGAGTCGGATCAGGACTTGGAGATGAATGATGTGGATGTGGGGGATATTTTATTAGTTATTGCTCGCCAGGTCAGTGAAAGTTTGGAAGCTAGCCAGGTTAACTTACAACTAAAAGGCTTTAAAGCTTTCCTACAGGAAATTACCACATTGTTGGGTTCCGATGTGACTGGGGTTGAGGTTAAGATTCCCAAGGTTGGTGAGTTTGGGGTCAAGGAAAAACAGGGAGAGTATTCTTTATCGGCAGGGATTGCCAAGATTACCACGAAAGCTAAAAATAGCCCAACCTTGCGTAATCGGTTGCGGGATTATATTGAACCTCGTACCAAAACCATTATTGATGTCATTAATACGGAGTTGATTGAACCTGCGATCGCTCAACTCCAACACCAGGGAAAACGGGGACTAGTGGTAATCGTGGATAACCTTGACCGGGTGGAAATTGTGCCGAAGTCTTGGGGGAGACCACAACCGGAATATTTATTTGTAGACCGGGGAGAACAGTTGCGCCAACTCAACTGTCATGTAATTTATACCATGCCCCTAGGGCTACGATTTTGTAATGATATCAATCGGCTTACCAATCGTTTCGGGGTTGAGCCAAAGGTGTTACCCATGGTGCCAGTAACGCAACGGAATGGTAAAGAGTGTCAGGAAGGAATGGCACAGCTCAGAGCGATGGTAATGGCTAGAGCTTTCCCTAAGCTAGCATCAGCGCAACGGTTGCAGGGGATTGCGGAAGTGTTTGATGCACCGGAAACCCTGGACAGACTCTGTTCTATCAGTGGTGGTCATGTGCGGGAGTTACTGGCAATGATTCGGGATTGGATTATGCTGGAGGGCAAGTTACCGCTATCCCGGGCAAGGTTAGACCAGGTTATTCTCAGTCGCTGTAATAAACTCCGATTAGCGATTGAGGAAGAAGAGTGGAAATTATTGCGTCAGGTGCATCAGAGCCTTGAACTAAGTGGTGACGACCATTATCGGGTGCTGGTGCGTAGTCTATTTGTGTATGAGTACTATGATACTCAAGGGTCTTGGTTTACAGTCAATCCGATTCTGGTAGAAACGGGCAAGTTGTAA
- the trmB gene encoding tRNA (guanosine(46)-N7)-methyltransferase TrmB: protein MARVRVRQHVNPLSKQYQMPVSPPDWNQVYAQTALPLHLDIGCGRGEFLLQMATQQPHWNFLGLEIREPLVKQANSKVVDLGLSNLLFLFCNANSSIDSLFSSWHPGALQRVTIQFPDPWFKKRQAKRRIVQPTLVDTLGAYLTSGGEVFLQSDVEEVAVEMRSRFDAHPVFYRPETAWLPTNPLPVPTEREIATLARGEPVYRMLFFRRDDV from the coding sequence TTGGCTAGAGTCCGAGTGCGACAACACGTTAATCCACTTAGCAAGCAATATCAGATGCCGGTGAGTCCTCCGGATTGGAATCAAGTTTATGCCCAAACGGCTCTTCCATTACATCTGGATATTGGCTGCGGGAGAGGGGAATTTTTATTGCAGATGGCAACACAACAACCCCACTGGAATTTTTTGGGGTTAGAAATTCGGGAACCATTGGTAAAACAAGCCAACAGTAAGGTGGTGGATTTAGGGTTGAGCAATCTCTTATTTTTGTTCTGTAATGCTAATAGTTCTATAGATTCACTCTTTAGCTCTTGGCACCCTGGTGCCTTGCAGCGCGTCACTATTCAATTTCCTGATCCTTGGTTCAAGAAGCGACAAGCCAAACGACGTATAGTGCAGCCCACCTTGGTTGATACTCTAGGGGCTTATTTGACCAGTGGAGGAGAGGTCTTTCTACAATCGGATGTGGAGGAAGTAGCAGTGGAAATGCGATCGCGCTTCGATGCTCATCCAGTCTTCTACCGGCCAGAGACTGCTTGGCTGCCAACCAACCCCCTGCCAGTGCCTACTGAACGGGAAATTGCCACCCTCGCTCGTGGTGAACCTGTGTACCGAATGTTGTTCTTTCGCCGTGATGATGTTTAA
- a CDS encoding acetoacetate decarboxylase family protein, with protein sequence MTYPNPPWTLQGYAIQTLQLIDIERVRSLIPPEFDIVSLLPGKTLGGVYLSLYGSGSVLEYSELIVVAGRVRYSGKTGGWISHIYVDNHDSVAGGREIWGLPKEIAEFTWEKCERPKVTLRERPTRYQHRVTVRQGENTLCRFSYNHAKFGWQLPLNDNVLSTLSGNILYFNGDFKSRLGLVGSQLEVPPESPFANLGLKQPWLTLDMDKLCLTAGVPEVVGQLNSSLILPP encoded by the coding sequence ATGACTTACCCAAACCCACCCTGGACACTACAAGGCTACGCCATCCAAACCTTGCAGCTGATTGACATTGAGCGAGTGCGATCGCTAATTCCCCCAGAATTTGACATCGTCTCCCTCTTGCCAGGAAAGACTCTAGGTGGGGTGTATCTATCCCTGTACGGCTCAGGGTCAGTCCTAGAATACAGTGAATTAATTGTAGTTGCTGGCAGAGTGCGCTATTCCGGCAAAACTGGCGGCTGGATTTCCCACATCTACGTCGATAACCACGATTCTGTCGCAGGTGGTCGAGAAATTTGGGGATTACCAAAAGAGATAGCTGAGTTCACCTGGGAAAAATGCGAACGACCAAAGGTCACGCTACGCGAACGCCCAACGAGATATCAACATCGGGTCACCGTCCGTCAAGGAGAGAATACCCTGTGCCGCTTCAGCTACAATCACGCCAAGTTTGGCTGGCAACTCCCCCTAAATGACAATGTCTTAAGCACCCTCTCAGGCAATATTCTCTACTTCAACGGTGATTTTAAATCCCGCTTAGGCTTAGTGGGTAGCCAGTTAGAGGTCCCACCTGAGAGTCCCTTTGCCAATCTAGGACTCAAGCAACCATGGTTAACCCTTGATATGGATAAGCTGTGCTTAACCGCTGGTGTACCAGAAGTAGTAGGACAACTAAATTCATCCTTGATTCTTCCTCCTTGA
- the rplT gene encoding 50S ribosomal protein L20, whose product MTRVKRGNVARKRRKKILKLAKGFRGSHSKLFRIANQQVMKALRNAYRDRRKRKRDFRRLWITRINAAARQNGISYSQLMGQMKKANIQINRKMLAQLAVLDPDSFNKVVELAAKAE is encoded by the coding sequence ATGACACGGGTAAAACGCGGTAATGTCGCTCGTAAGCGGCGTAAAAAAATTCTCAAACTTGCTAAGGGGTTCAGAGGTTCCCACTCGAAACTTTTCCGCATTGCTAACCAACAAGTGATGAAAGCGCTGCGGAATGCCTATCGTGATCGCCGCAAGCGCAAGCGGGATTTTCGACGTCTGTGGATTACTCGCATTAACGCAGCAGCACGTCAAAATGGTATTAGCTACAGCCAGCTGATGGGTCAAATGAAAAAAGCCAATATCCAAATTAACCGCAAGATGTTGGCACAGCTGGCAGTGCTGGATCCAGATAGCTTTAACAAAGTGGTGGAATTAGCGGCTAAAGCTGAGTAA
- a CDS encoding Rpn family recombination-promoting nuclease/putative transposase, whose translation MPDTHIRFDWAIKKLLRNKANFGVLEGFLSELLHFDITIKTLLESEANQETLDDKTNRVDILAETTDGELILIEVQNNPQHDYFHRMLYGASKLVTEYLDKGQEYGQIKKVYSINIVYFNLGMGDDYIYSYRGEFIGANLGDILQPTKTQEFKFHINKVADIFPEYYLLKVRNFKDLAKNPLDEWIYFLKNSDIKAEFSAKGIAEAKEALRVTNLSKQERAAYERYINNKRDEASILSTQELETKWQVEQAEIRGIEKGIRQGKQQGKKEQKIAIARSCREQGLDVETIMKITQLSREEIESL comes from the coding sequence ATGCCAGACACACATATTCGCTTTGATTGGGCAATCAAAAAACTGCTGCGGAATAAAGCTAACTTTGGTGTTTTGGAAGGGTTTTTAAGCGAGTTGTTGCATTTCGATATTACCATCAAAACCCTTCTCGAAAGCGAAGCTAATCAAGAGACACTCGATGATAAAACCAACCGAGTTGATATTCTCGCTGAAACCACTGATGGCGAGCTGATCCTGATTGAAGTACAGAACAACCCTCAACACGATTATTTTCACCGTATGCTCTACGGTGCCTCTAAGTTAGTCACCGAATACTTAGACAAAGGTCAAGAGTACGGTCAAATTAAAAAAGTCTACTCAATCAATATAGTCTACTTTAACCTGGGCATGGGAGATGACTATATTTATTCCTATCGGGGAGAGTTCATTGGGGCTAATCTGGGGGATATCCTGCAACCGACAAAAACTCAGGAGTTTAAATTTCACATCAATAAAGTAGCAGATATCTTCCCAGAATACTACCTGCTGAAAGTAAGGAATTTTAAGGATTTAGCGAAAAACCCCTTAGATGAATGGATTTATTTTCTGAAAAACAGCGACATCAAAGCGGAATTTTCGGCCAAAGGAATAGCCGAAGCCAAGGAGGCGCTACGAGTCACTAATTTATCAAAACAAGAACGAGCAGCTTATGAGCGTTATATCAACAACAAGCGTGACGAAGCCAGTATCCTGAGTACCCAAGAGCTTGAGACAAAATGGCAAGTGGAACAGGCAGAAATAAGAGGTATTGAAAAAGGGATACGACAAGGAAAACAACAAGGAAAAAAAGAACAAAAAATAGCGATTGCCCGTTCCTGTCGGGAACAAGGTTTAGATGTGGAGACTATTATGAAAATCACCCAACTTTCTCGGGAAGAGATTGAATCGTTGTAG